The genomic window GTAGAGAAGAGTGCACCATAAAACGGGTTGGCCTTTCACAACCTAAACCAGCTAAGTAGTGCTATTTGTTTAGGGTTAGTGGGAAACTCTCTGATTctagattttaattttaatttggcaAGGAAACTTCCCACATGGGGAAAATAGCTTTACTATATCTTGTACTTAGTTGCCCGTGAAGAACATGTAATCTTTCTTAGaatccattcggcccattgattttttttcaatgaccctccaaagagcatcccacccagaaccagccCCGTACCCTACCCCCATACATACCATGATTAAtatacctagcctgcacatccctggacactacttaaattcagcatggccaatccatctaaccagcacatctttggactatgatgTGGAGATACCAGTCTTAGACTGcggtggacaaattcagaagtcacatgacaccaggttctaatccagcaagtttatttgaagtcacacaagctgacaaaggggctgcgctgtgaaacctggtgtcatgtgacttctgaattcATCTTTAGGCTGTGAGAGAAAACAGGAGCACCTAACAGAATCCCACACAGATGCATGGAGAATGCGAAACTCCAGACAAATAGCCACCCAaagttggaattgaactcaggtccctggtactgtgaggcagcagtgttaacctctgagccactgtgctgattTTCTTCTGGAAAATCCAttggttttcttttctttctcaacTTTCATGACTCTGAAAGCTTTACTCTCCGTTTGTCTTTTCATCCCATGTCTTTGCAAGGCCATTGTACCCCAGGAAGGAATCAATTACATTATGTTGACCCATTTCTTGTACTATTTATGTATGAGCCTTGATGGTTGTTGGCAGAATATCTAACCACGATCAACATCACAGTAAGACTATTCTGCTGTCTCTTCTTGCCAGCTTCACAGATTTGTGTATGATATACTAATCCGACACTTTCATAGATGTGTATGATATACATTGGATTATTTTGGCCAAAAATCTGGATGGGTATTATACCTTGCTTTGATGTGTATAAAGCCATCAGATAATGCTACAGTTAATCCAATCTCTTCAACAGATTCCATTGCATATTATTCACAGCATTATCAAAGTAATGTAGTAAAGTTTTATTTAACAAAGTAATGGATTGAAAGTGTGAATAGTTTTCCTTTAAGATATGACTTTAATTCTTACTGATATTCATTCATGTTTTATTGTAATTGCATTTAGCTTAAGAAGCCTCCAATATGGTTCCCTAAATAGCCCAGCAGTGGCTTGCTTCAGTTTTTTTGGAAACTTGCTACTGTGCATTTTTAATTTTCCTGTTCCATAAAATGGAGAGGAGTAGAATACACAATTTTTAAGGTATTTGTGTGCTGCTGTAATTTTTGTTCATGAAATAGTTCAAAAGATGTGAAAGGTTTGCGAATTTATATCCGATCGTGTGCACAAAGAGTAGTATTTCAATAAAATGACATCATCTCATCTACTATTTGAAAACCACATCCCACTGCAATTTAAGAATTAGAATACTTAGCTGTAACAAATTAAGTTTCCATTTCTTGATTCCTAACACATAGAGGGATCTTAAAGTTAAACACAGCTTTTAAATGGCTCTTAAATTTCAAATATGGCATTTCTAAAAATAACAGCTTGGCAATCAATCTTTGGGCCTGTGGAATTGTGAATCTTGAAGTTAGATGGCCTTGTAAAGTTTTATATCCCTGCTGGTGACACTAGAGCTTCTGTTGTTAAAATTAATGCAGAGCCTCTACTTTTTAGTGCTGTTCTATGTCAGTGAGTAGAATCTGACATGAATGTAATATCCAGTGGGACAGTACTGGAAAAAGCATTCATGAAAGGTCGATTAAATTATCACTAGGCATTCTAAAGTGAAGAACTAGAAAAGGGAAGTGGAATTATTAGGGAACACCACATTTGGCATGACCTATTGTTGAATTTCCTGCTATGCTGTTGTTAAGTGGGCTCATATTAAATGTATCCTATAGTAGCTCCCTAAAATGGGTAGAGAAAAAAATAGTGGAAATGCCATTACTGGCTTGTTCTTGTATACATATGTAAGACCAGCCAAAGAGCAGTTTAAGCAAGGTGTAGTTTCAGAATGCATGCCCACCAACTTGGAGGCTATGAAGTATAAAAGTCCATTTGCAAGAAGAATCTGTTTTACGAGGATGCATCTTCAGTCTAGCTCTTCCTTCCTCGATATGCAACTGAGCTTTTAAAAATGTCAGAACTTAACAGATGTGATGTTGATCATAAATGAGATATTACATGTGCTATTGCAGCAGCAAAAAGAAAGTAACTTTGGGTGCTCACTGAGCATATTTTCTGTCTGCATTTATGATTGCAGAAGAGTCTGATTCACAGATTGAAGCTGCTTACCATTTCCTGGAGGAGGAACGTTCTTCTGCCAACAAGATGTCAGAGCAAATTCAGTGTTTTCCTTTTAATGCCACAGAAGAGGAGAGGTCCCCAAGTGCTGGCTTAACAAAGCTAGATGAATCTGAGCAGAATTTGTCAAATCTACCAGCAACGACGTTAGACCTAGAGGCCAGCAGTGCTGAatctggagattctgagatagaAGTAGTGCCGGATGAATCACTCTCTTTGGAAGAAGCAGAAGATTGTAGCTATATGGCATTCAGACAGGTTGGTGGGACTCCACCTTCTTCTGTTTCTTCAGTGCAGTATAGCATCCTGAGGGAGGAACGTGAAGCTGAGCTTGACAGTGAGCTCATCATTGATCCATATGATGCTTCATCAGCATCTGAAGAAAGTCTTCAAAGAGAACAAGACTCCCCTATGAAATATAACAGCATGGGGAAAGAGTCTGCTGAAAAAGTCTCGATAATGGACAACCAGCAAGAATCAGATTATCAGTCAAGTCAATCAGCAGAGTATCCTGCAACTTTCATTCCCAAGAGTTCTAATGGAACTGAGACAGCTACTGTTGAGCCTCTTACCCCTCTAAATTATTCAGAAGTTTTCATTACACCTGAGGTAGTAGTTGAAGAACCATCTCCTGAAGAAGTCTGTGAAGAAACAGCTGGGAAGATAAGTGATAGCAAATCCTCAGATGGAGCCAAGACAGGAAAGGGTTTGGACAGCTGCCAGCCTATTACTTCTGAACGGTTTCTGCTGGTACTAAATAAGAAATCAGGTAACTTTAGCCATTACTCTGATCTTAGTAATCTATTTTAAACCATCTTCAAATCTCACTAACTTAAAATTTATAATGCGTCTGTTCGCAGGTTGCCTTTCAGAAGTCTTCAGCAAATTGCTTGACATTGGCTGCATGTTTAGTTAATTAATATTATTTTAAGTTGACCTTAGTTAATTACACCAGACTGATTTTCTCTCCTCCCTATCCCCACCCCAACCTAGTGTCAAGTACCCCAGAATTTAAATGTCGTGTgtaatgcccatcagccattCAGGTAAAGTAATCTAAGCGAAATGCCAAAACTTGAATTATTTATAAGTCAGTACACTTACCTGAAGAGCCATTTGTCAAAAActattgaaaatattttcaaaagtcTCACTCTGGGGCACACATAACATTTAATGTGTTGAATTATTCCTCTTGTCACTGTATATTCCTGTAGTTAAGGATTTGAATGCTAGTAAAGTAACTGTCAATCTCTGCTTATCTATTGTAATGAGTAAAAATGATGTCTGACTAACTGAAAAAAAAGCTGGGGTAAAGATTGTTTTGGATAATGAATTTAAATGCATATTTCAGCCTGAAAACTGTGTTATTTAATTACATGAGAATGTGCTTTTAAAAACATTATCAAACAATTAAAAGGTTCTCTTTTCAGACCTCTTCTACCCAGCATTGGtcagtagcccattcagcccttcaattcaGCAAGATCACAGTGAATCTATGCCTTAAATCCACCCACTCACCTTAGCTTCATATTATTTTTATATTCTTATCTGATTAAAAACtatcaatttcagatttaaaatcattAATTTTTGTGGAAGAGTTCTGTATTTTTGCCGGCCTTCTCATGAGTGTGTTTCCTAACTTCTCTCTTGGAAGACATGGCTTTGACTTAAAATTTTATGTCCCCTTGTCCCAGTCTCCCCTGTCAGTgaaaacaatttctgtttatgctgCCAATTCTTTGTAAGATTCCAAAACTTAAACAAAACAGACCTTAACAATCTTTCCTCAATGGAATAGATGTCTGATTATCCTTCCACCATAACCTAGGCCTTGGACACATGATAACATGATGATGAATTTATGCTACTGTCCTTCAAAGGGCATATTATTTCTAAGGCATATTGCtctgaactgaacacaacactccagaCAGACTTTGTACAGTTATAAAGTGTCTTCTTCCTCTTTTTAATTTCTGCTTCTCCTAATTATATGGATTCAGGCCTGAATTTTTGTTCCCTTATTAAAGCAATGTCTGGACAAGGCCATGCTTTGCAAATTCAACCCAGGTAATGGTGTCTTGGAAGTTTTAATTTTCATTCTAGGCTGGTAGGGTTATCTTGGAAGTCAGGTCGTTGAGCCCTAAAAAACTGGAGAATGTTGGGAGTGGAGATGGCTCAGCAGACGGCCTGCTGTTTCCACATGCCAGTTCTGTAGAGAATTTTAAGAAAggaataaaacataaaacaaCCCTTCAATCCTTACCGCTTCCATTGCCACACAATCCAAATGCTTCATGCATGCCAACTTATGTGaacacattaggggcatttaaacagtccttggataagcatatggataatgatgggatagtgtagggggaggggcttagattagttcacaggtcggcgcaacatcgagggccaaagggcctgttctgcgctgtattgctctatgttctatgttttatgatgTCACCACTTCTTGCATCGTTCATGGCACTCTGTGTCTTGTACCCACCCACCATGGCCCTATTATGAGCCCATGTTCCAGCTCATGCCCCTGTCAAACTCCCATGACCCTTTTACAGTGCCTGTGTCAATTTACTGCTCATGCCAACCCATACTTCCTATCTACCCCTTTAACCTCACTTCTGCCATGTGCAGTTACTCCTTATTCTCCATTAGCAGACATTAGAGCCTCTGCAGAGCTGAATAAAATAACCTCTGAGTCTATTGCCTACTTTACTAAACTGAAAACAATTCGTTCATAAAAATATAATTTTCTACATTTTAATTCCTTTACCTATGTGATCTTTTACAATAACAAACGTATAATTCAAGTGCACACCCTTAGACCAACAAGCATTGGATTCATACTCCCACTTTGTGCGTCTTGAGATCgtcaatcaaactgtgaaaaggagGGTACATTTTGGTGATAATCTACGGTTATGATAACTGTCTTGGTGCACTAATCTAGGAATGGAAACCTTCCATCTTTTGGCAGCAGACTGCTCACTATATTGTGCTACATTTTTTTGAACATTTTGGACAATTTTTTTAAAGGTTTTATAACAGGACTTCTTTATGCCTTGGTAGCTTGACAGCGTCCCTTGACAGGTGCTCTTAACAGTTCATTCTGACACTTTTGATAGTTCATTTTGACAGTTGTACTGAGTTTCATAGTTCCATAAGTATTATGCATATATGTCTACTTCTAGCAATGCCAGAGTTTACTTGACCTTTCTAAAAGGGCACTTGATGTTCTCCAAATGGAAGTTTATCTAAAGAGAGACCTCATCGAGCCAAGCATGCCCTGGTGTCTTTCCAAATGAATCGACAATGTTCAGACTTCATCCAGCAGAGTCAGACCTATACACTATGTTTCAAACATCTAGATCACTGAGCTCTCGCTGGACTGGAggcaactgctgatttctgtagGCGAACGTCTCTATGAAATGACAAGGTACAAAGTGGGACCCGCTCCCATTCCTGCCCCCACGGAAATGATTGGTGCTGTGTTCAGGAGTAGGACGTCTAATTTTCAGTTAGTTCAGTCATTTTTACCATGGCAGAGAGTGCCTCTGTCATGTCTATAATCCAGGCCTAGTATTCTGTTATCTTTTTTGATGCTTTTGTATCTGACTACTGTAGTTTAATGGCCTGTGTACATGAGCACATATTTCTTTTGACCTTCACTCTGCTTTTCACTCTATGTGCATCACACTAATCTGCCATTTTAATGATCCATTTGCCCCAGAgttacccactcacttaatctagcAATGTTTCTTTATAATTTTATTACTCATTCCTGTATTATGATCTGTTTGTCATTGACAAAGTTAAatagttctttattttgtttaacatACCAATTTCCATGTGTTTTTTGAAATTAGAATTAGAAAGCAAAAGACCTTCAAATTTATAAACATTTTATTGTAAATATATAGTTTAGCATAAACACCAATTTCTACCTTGCCCTATTTAGAAGTCAAACCCCACTACACAAGATTTATCTTTTTttacccatcaccaaatcacttgCGTTACTTCCCCATCCTTATCTTCCATCAATTAATCATGTGTGTTTCTAATTAGATTAGCAGTTTACATGCAAAATCTATTGGGGCTGTGCAATGACACCAAAATGAAGGAAAAAAGGAGGGGAAAATCTTAGCCATTTTTTATATTCAGATGTGCTTTCACAgacaactgattttttttccattaccAAATCACAGTGTTACTTTTTAACTTTATCTTCATCTAATTTATATGTAAAACCCATCAGAGGTGGTGCAATAACACCAACATTGAGGGAAGAGTAGGGAAAGACGGGAAGAGATTTGTAACcagtctgttcagagatgctataaCAATGCAGGAGCAAGTGAGATTTGAACTaaggcttcctggctcagaggtagtcacactaccactgtgccacaagaacccttaGAAGGTGGGGAAAAGATAAAGTCCAAAGAACCATCACCTGCTCTGAATTAAGACTGGAACTGTTCGCGTTTACACTTAAAAGGACCTGAGTTTCATGCACAGTCATTAACTAAGTCATCATAAGTATAGTGAAGAGTTTAGA from Stegostoma tigrinum isolate sSteTig4 chromosome 10, sSteTig4.hap1, whole genome shotgun sequence includes these protein-coding regions:
- the rtn1a gene encoding reticulon-1a isoform X4, yielding MASNPFVQPFAKGQWGEDEEPEQTDRGIGASPQAGAAVGGGDAAAAAESWRAGVEQPLVPDSRGQPVTKATASAEESDSQIEAAYHFLEEERSSANKMSEQIQCFPFNATEEERSPSAGLTKLDESEQNLSNLPATTLDLEASSAESGDSEIEVVPDESLSLEEAEDCSYMAFRQVGGTPPSSVSSVQYSILREEREAELDSELIIDPYDASSASEESLQREQDSPMKYNSMGKESAEKVSIMDNQQESDYQSSQSAEYPATFIPKSSNGTETATVEPLTPLNYSEVFITPEVVVEEPSPEEVCEETAGKISDSKSSDGAKTGKGLDSCQPITSERFLLVLNKKSVIDLLYWRDIKQTGIVFGSVLLLLFSLTQFSVVSVIAYLALAALSATISFRIYKSVLQAVQKTDEGHPFKAYLDMDATLSEEQIQKYADSALVYVNSIVKELRRLFLVQDLVDSLKFAVLMWLLTYVGAIFNGLTLMIMAVVSMFTLPVVYEKYQAQIDQYLGLVRTHVNSVVAKIQAKIPGAKRKTE